The following are encoded in a window of Bos indicus x Bos taurus breed Angus x Brahman F1 hybrid chromosome 4, Bos_hybrid_MaternalHap_v2.0, whole genome shotgun sequence genomic DNA:
- the NACAD gene encoding NAC-alpha domain-containing protein 1 isoform X4 — protein MPGEAARAELLLPEAGGPGPRTDLSCDAAEATTPKGDRLEHCALTSGPSTLALTFLHGKPGARPPPEGASWDAGPGRAPSAWTVQAEGGPSPGPAEVRPTEGPLPASLEPRIVMGEETCQAAPLPRATMPELRDWEGGHANLNPPPEFCSQGDPPVPFPAPDSDSYFTPPSTPTKTASTLLPGPGPHRDAQDAQAELGDSPPASPTGSYITADGDSWASSPSCSLSLQALAEGLDVPSGWGFSPSGSVVDERELPPAGTPDSSSPESSLSADSSSSWGQEGHFFELDFLANDPMIPAYLLPFQGSLIFQVEAVEVTPLPHEEEEVEEEEQEEEQEVPLPRGDLAGEGEDDSTFASSLQSLSDLSITEGVDEAFAFRDDTSAASSDPDSASYTGADDERLYSGEPHAQPATLLQDSPGEAASWGPELALGVSKGEAGQAAKNQEPISEIMRVGPAAAQVSSAMAPHIPQESLDLTGVSPQAQGEEPGSTMGPVPVAPIMSQPLQEGDTATLGPEPWILKREADLNSLQTLKEDTGQGFAAATSPEPQPEVDPAAFPPFQDAGIPWVQESASETSPEPQLEEEELTASSHLLPLVQGSASEASPEPQSEEDLTASLPLKDEGLPLVQGSASEASPELQSEEEDLTASSTPQDAGLPLVQGSASEASPELQSEEKDLTASSTPQDAGLPLVQGSASEASPESQSEEEDLTASSTPQDAGLPLVQGSASEASPESQSEEDLTASSTPQDAGLPLVQGSASEASPESQSEEDLTASSTPQDAGLPLVQESASEVSPEPQSEEDLTASLPLKDESLPLVQGSASKASPEPQSEDLTASSTPQDAGLPLVQGSASEASPESQSEEDLTASSTPQDAGLPLVQGSASEASPESQSEEDLTASSTPQDAGLPLVQESASEVSPEPQSEEDLTASLPLKDESLPLVQGSASEASPEPQSEDLTASLPLKDEGLPLVQGSASEASPEPQSEEDLTASPPLQDTDLPLVQGSVSEASPEPQSEEDLTASPPLQDAGLPLVQGSASDASPESQSEDLRASLHLQDAGLRLVQGSVSEVSPEPQSEEEDLTASPPLQDAGLPLVQGSASEASPDHQSDLKASPPLQDAGLPLVHGPASEASPEPQSEEEELTASLPLQDTGLHLVQGSASKASPELQSEEEVTASSPLQDTGLHLVQGSASKASPEPQSEEEELTASPPLQDTGLPLVHGSASEASPELQSEEVTASPPLQDTGLPLVQGSASDASSEPQSEEEELTASSHLQDAGLPLVQGSVSEASTEPQSEEEELTASLHLQDTGFSLVQGSASDASSEPQSEEEELTASSHLQDAGLPLVHGSASEASPELQSEEVTASPPLQDTGLPLVQGSASDASSEPQSEEELTASPPLQDAGLPLVQGSASKVSPEPQSEEEDLTASPPVKDAGLPLVQGSASDASSEPQSEEEELTASPPLQDAGLPLVQGSASEASSEPQSEEEELTASPTLQDAGLPLVQGSASEASSEPHSEEELTASPPLQDAGLPFVQGSASEASSEPQSEEELTASPPLQDAGLPLVQGSASEASSEPQSEEEELTASPTLQDAGLPLVQGSASEASSEPHSEEELTASPPLQDAGLPFVQGSASEASSEPQSEEELTASPTLQDAGLPLVQGSASKASPELQSEVTASPPLQVAGLPLVQGSASDASSEPQSEEEELTASSHLQDAGLPLVQGSASEASPESQSEEDLTASSPLKDAGLPLVQGSAFEASPEPHSEEEDLTASPPLQDTGLPLVQGSAFKASPEPHSEEEDLTASPPLQDAGLPFVQGSASEASSEPQSEEELTALPTLQDAGLPLVQGSASKASPEPQSEDLTASPPLQDAGLPFVQGSASETSPEPHSEEELTASPPLQDTGLPLVQGSASEASLEPHSEEELTASSPLQDAGLPLVQGSASEASPEPHSEEEELIAFPPQQDAGLPSSQVSATSASPQALMTDTGCTQKTEPTTTAAHRKGRKTLGLRPAPEERDPDHTGGSDSLALDQIHLGGPDLPADARTPLEGDAGPSKPATEIPDTPKPFTAAQGPPKPDSSGEEVAEGILAPEQEACHDICAHGGDGAESSSPPKVALGVEHQGHEALKPVVHGPGVCPTASLEVGQLGPPSPVEEGRATLGHRLPMAVGSEAGLGSCSQSPSRAVPRLGGHCAKDPAPTSPLPLRQPKPVLGPGKGERAQAALGVLGPSPLQPPESPIGGLPSAPQDRIQGPEPPAPGILMEAVPTPLASPAPCPCRGPREDLVEGAEPLGSPSHPPPRPRAQRAVAASSGITNPPGAGQVSLPPHPTLLSPKAAPKRGTHAKDPASRLSPPRQVPPGSGPRSPAGPRGLPATEQQDDGDSLEEDSPRALGSGQHSDSHGESSAELEEQDLPGPQTAQCPAQAPAGSGSEETVAKAKQSRSEKKARKAMSKLGLRQIQGVTRITIQKSKNILFVIAKPDVFKSPASDTYVVFGEAKIEDLSQQVHRAAAEKFKVPSEPSALVPESAPGPRVRPECEEEEEEEDEEEVDEAGLELRDIELVMAQANVSRAKAVRALRDNQSDIVNAIMELTM, from the exons ATGCCCGGGGAGGCTGCCCGCGCCGAGCTGCTGCTGCCGGAGGCGGGCGGGCCGGGACCCCGCACAG ATCTGTCCTGTGATGCAGCTGAGGCTACCACCCCAAAGGGGGACCGGCTGGAGCACTGTGCCCTGACATCTGGGCCCAGCACCCTGGCTCTCACGTTCCTGCACGGCAAGCCTGGTGCCCGGCCCCCACCTGAGGGAGCCAGCTGGGATGCAGGGCCGGGCCGCGCCCCCTCAGCCTGGACAGTCCAGGCAGAGGGCGGCCCCAGTCCAGGGCCTGCTGAGGTTCGGCCTACTGAAGgtcctctcccagcctccctggaGCCCCGGATTGTCATGGGCGAGGAGACATGCCAGGCAGCCCCATTGCCCAGGGCAACCATGCCGGAGCTCAGGGACTGGGAGGGTGGGCATGCTAATTTGAACCCACCCCCCGAGTTCTGTTCTCAGGGTGACCCTCCTGTGCCTTTCCCCGCCCCAGACTCTGATTCCTACTTCacgcctccctccacccccaccaagaCAGCCTCCACCCTGCTCCCTGGCCCCGGGCCCCACAGGGACGCCCAGGATGCCCAGGCTGAGCTGGGGGACTCGCCGCCAGCCTCGCCCACTGGCTCGTACATCACGGCAGATGGGGACAGCTGGGCCTCATCCCCATCCTGCTCCCTGAGCCTGCAGGCCCTGGCCGAAGGGCTGGATGTGCCCTCTGGCTGGGGCTTTTCTCCATCTGGATCTGTGGTCGATGAGAGGGAGCTGCCCCCTGCCGGGACCCCGGACAGCTCGTCCCCAGAGTCCAGCCTCTCAGCAGACAGCAGCTCTTCCTGGGGCCAGGAGGGCCACTTCTTCGAGCTGGACTTCTTGGCCAACGACCCGATGATCCCTGCTTACCTCCTGCCCTTCCAAGGCAGCCTGATCTTCCAGGTGGAGGCGGTGGAGGTGACACCCCTGCCCCacgaggaggaggaagtggaggaggaggagcaagaAGAGGAGCAGGAGGTCCCCCTCCCCAGAGGGGACCTAGCCGGGGAGGGCGAGGATGATAGCACATTCGCATCCtccctgcagtcactgtccgACCTGTCCATCACTGAGGGCGTGGATGAGGCCTTCGCCTTCCGGGATGACACCTCGGCTGCCTCCTCTGACCCCGACTCGGCATCCTACACGGGGGCGGATGATGAGAGGCTGTACAGTGGAGAGCCCCACGCACAGCCCGCCACACTGCTCCAGGACAGCCCTGGGGAGGCTGCCTCCTGGGGCCCAGAGCTCGCTCTTGGGGTGTCCAAGGGAGAGGCTGGCCAGGCTGCCAAGAATCAGGAACCCATCTCCGAGATAATGAGGGTGGGTCCCGCTGCAGCCCAGGTGTCTTCTGCTATGGCCCCTCACATTCCACAGGAATCTCTGGACCTCACTGGGGTGAGCCCGCAGGCCCAGGGAGAAGAGCCAGGCTCCACCATGGGGCCAGTACCTGTTGCCCCAATCATGTCTCAGCCCCTGCAGGAGGGAGATACTGCTACTTTAGGCCCAGAGCCCTGGATTTTGAAGAGAGAAGCAGACCTCAACTCTCTACAAACCCTGAAGGAAGACACAGGCCAGGGGTTTGCCGCTGCAACCAGCCCTGAACCCCAGCCAGAAGTGGACCCAGCAGCATTCCCACCCTTTCAGGATGCAGGTATCCCCTGGGTCCAGGAATCTGCCTCCGAGACCAGCCCTGAGCCCCAGCTGGAAGAAGAGGAGCTGACAGCATCCTCACACCTGCTCCCCTTGGTCCAGGGATCTGCCTCTGAAGCTAGCCCAGAGCCCCAGTCAGAAGAAGATCTGACAGCATCCTTACCCCTGAAGGATGAAGGTCTCCCCTTGGTCCAGGGATCTGCCTCTGAAGCTAGTCCGGAGCTCCAGTCAGAAGAAGAAGATCTGACAGCATCCTCAACCCCGCAGGATGCAGGTCTCCCTTTGGTCCAGGGATCTGCCTCTGAAGCTAGCCCGGAGCTCCAGTCAGAAGAAAAAGATCTGACAGCATCCTCAACCCCGCAGGATGCAGGTCTCCCCTTGGTCCAGGGATCTGCCTCTGAAGCTAGCCCGGAGTCCCAGTCAGAAGAAGAAGATCTGACAGCATCCTCAACCCCTCAGGATGCAGGTCTCCCCTTGGTCCAGGGATCTGCCTCTGAAGCTAGCCCGGAGTCCCAGTCAGAAGAAGATCTGACAGCATCCTCAACCCCTCAGGATGCAGGTCTCCCCTTGGTCCAGGGATCTGCCTCTGAAGCTAGCCCGGAGTCCCAGTCAGAAGAAGATCTGACAGCATCCTCAACCCCTCAGGATGCAGGTCTCCCCTTGGTCCAGGAATCTGCATCTGAGGTCAGCCCTGAGCCTCAGTCAGAAGAAGATCTAACAGCATCCTTACCCCTGAAAGATGAAAGTCTCCCCTTGGTCCAGGGATCTGCCTCTAAGGCCAGCCCAGAGCCCCAGTCAGAAGATCTGACAGCATCCTCAACCCCTCAGGATGCAGGTCTCCCCTTGGTCCAGGGATCTGCCTCTGAAGCTAGCCCGGAGTCCCAGTCAGAAGAAGATCTGACAGCATCCTCAACCCCTCAGGATGCAGGTCTCCCCTTGGTCCAGGGATCTGCCTCTGAAGCTAGCCCGGAGTCCCAGTCAGAAGAAGATCTGACAGCATCCTCAACCCCTCAGGATGCAGGTCTCCCCTTGGTCCAGGAATCTGCATCTGAGGTCAGCCCTGAGCCTCAGTCAGAAGAAGATCTAACAGCATCCTTACCCCTGAAAGATGAAAGTCTCCCCTTGGTCCAGGGATCTGCCTCTGAGGCCAGCCCAGAGCCCCAGTCAGAAGATCTGACAGCATCCTTACCCCTGAAGGATGAAGGTCTCCCCTTGGTCCAGGGATCTGCCTCTGAGGCCAGCCCAGAGCCCCAGTCAGAAGAGGATCTGacagcctccccacccctgcaggaCACAGATCTCCCCTTGGTCCAGGGATCTGTCTCTGAGGCCAGCCCTGAGCCCCAGTCAGAAGAAGATCTCacagcctccccacccctgcaggaTGCAGGTCTCCCCTTGGTCCAGGGATCTGCTTCCGATGCCAGCCCTGAGTCCCAGTCAGAAGATCTAAGAGCATCCTTACACCTGCAGGATGCTGGTCTCCGCTTGGTCCAGGGATCTGTCTCTGAGGTCAGCCCTGAGCCCCAATCAGAAGAAGAAGATCTCacagcctccccacccctgcaggaTGCAGGTCTCCCCTTGGTCCAAGGATCTGCTTCTGAGGCCAGCCCTGACCACCAGTCAGATCTGAAAGCATCCCCGCCCCTGCAGGATGCAGGACTTCCCTTGGTCCATGGACCTGCCTCTGAGGCCAGCCCTGAGCCCCAGTCAGAAGAAGAGGAACTGACAGCATCCTTACCCCTGCAGGACACAGGTCTCCACTTGGTCCAGGGATCTGCCTCCAAGGCCAGCCCTGAGCTCCAGTCAGAAGAAGAAGTGACAGCATCCTCACCCCTGCAGGACACAGGTCTCCACTTGGTCCAGGGATCTGCCTCCAAGGCCAGCCCTGAACCCCAGTCAGAAGAAGAGGAGCTGacagcctccccacccctgcaggaCACAGGTCTCCCCTTGGTCCATGGATCTGCCTCTGAGGCCAGCCCTGAGCTCCAGTCAGAAGAAGTGACAGCATCCCCACCCCTGCAGGACACAGGTCTCCCCTTGGTCCAGGGATCTGCCTCCGATGCCAGCTCAGAGCCCCAGTCAGAAGAAGAGGAGCTGACAGCATCTTCGCATCTGCAGGACGCAGGTCTCCCCTTGGTCCAGGGATCTGTTTCTGAGGCCAGCACTGAGCCCCAGTCAGAAGAAGAGGAGCTGACAGCATCCTTGCACCTGCAGGACACAGGTTTCTCCTTGGTCCAGGGATCTGCCTCCGATGCCAGCTCAGAGCCCCAGTCAGAAGAAGAGGAGCTGACAGCATCTTCGCATCTGCAGGACGCAGGTCTCCCCTTGGTCCATGGATCTGCCTCCGAGGCCAGCCCTGAGCTCCAGTCAGAAGAAGTGACAGCATCCCCACCCCTGCAGGACACAGGTCTCCCCTTGGTCCAGGGATCTGCCTCCGATGCCAGCTCAGAGCCCCAGTCAGAAGAGGAGCTGacagcctccccacccctgcaggaCGCAGGACTTCCCTTGGTCCAGGGATCTGCATCTAAGGTCAGCCCTGAGCCCCAGTCAGAAGAAGAAGACCTGACAGCCTCCCCACCCGTGAAGGATGCAG GTCTCCCCTTGGTCCAGGGATCTGCCTCCGATGCCAGCTCAGAGCCCCAGTCAGAAGAAGAGGAGCTGacagcctccccacccctgcaggaTGCAGGTCTCCCCTTGGTCCAGGGATCTGCCTCCGAGGCCAGCTCAGAGCCCCAGTCAGAAGAAGAGGAGCTGACAGCCTCCCCAACTCTGCAGGACGCAGGTCTCCCCTTGGTCCAGGGATCTGCATCTGAGGCCAGCTCAGAGCCCCACTCAGAAGAGGAGCTGacagcctccccacccctgcaggaCGCAGGTCTCCCCTTCGTCCAGGGATCTGCCTCCGAGGCCAGCTCAGAGCCCCAATCAGAAGAGGAGCTGacagcctccccacccctgcaggaTGCAGGTCTCCCCTTGGTCCAGGGATCTGCCTCCGAGGCCAGCTCAGAGCCCCAGTCAGAAGAAGAGGAGCTAACAGCCTCCCCAACTCTGCAGGACGCAGGTCTCCCCTTGGTCCAGGGATCTGCATCTGAGGCCAGCTCAGAGCCCCACTCAGAAGAGGAGCTGacagcctccccacccctgcaggaCGCAGGTCTCCCCTTCGTCCAGGGATCTGCCTCCGAGGCCAGCTCAGAGCCCCAATCAGAAGAGGAGCTGACAGCATCCCCAACTCTGCAGGATGCAGGTCTCCCCTTGGTCCAGGGATCTGCCTCCAAGGCCAGCCCTGAGCTCCAGTCAGAAGTGACAGCATCCCCACCCCTGCAGGTTGCTGGTCTCCCCTTGGTCCAGGGATCTGCCTCTGATGCCAGCTCAGAGCCCCAGTCAGAAGAAGAGGAGCTGACAGCATCTTCACATCTGCAGGATGCAGGTCTCCCCTTGGTCCAGGGATCTGCCTCCGAGGCCAGCCCTGAATCCCAGTCAGAAGAAGATCTCACAGCCTCCTCACCCCTGAAGGACGCGGGTCTCCCCTTGGTCCAGGGATCAGCCTTCGAGGCCAGCCCGGAGCCCCACTCAGAAGAAGAAGATCTCacagcctccccacccctgcaggaCACAGGTCTCCCCTTGGTCCAGGGATCAGCCTTCAAGGCCAGCCCGGAGCCCCACTCAGAAGAAGAAGATCTCacagcctccccacccctgcaggaCGCAGGTCTCCCCTTCGTCCAGGGATCTGCCTCCGAGGCCAGCTCAGAGCCCCAGTCAGAAGAGGAGCTGACAGCATTGCCAACTCTGCAGGACGCAGGTCTCCCCTTGGTCCAGGGATCTGCGTCCAAGGCCAGCCCTGAGCCCCAGTCAGAAGATCTCacagcctccccacccctgcaggaCGCAGGTCTCCCCTTCGTCCAGGGATCAGCCTCTGAGACCAGCCCGGAGCCCCACTCAGAAGAGGAGCTGacagcctccccacccctgcaggaCACAGGTCTCCCCTTGGTCCAGGGATCAGCCTCTGAGGCCAGCCTGGAGCCCCACTCAGAAGAGGAGCTGACAGCCTCCTCACCCCTGCAGGATGCAGGTCTCCCCTTGGTCCAGGGATCAGCCTCCGAGGCCAGCCCGGAGCCCCACTCAGAAGAAGAGGAGCTGATAGCCTTCCCGCCCCAGCAGGATGCAGGTCTCCCCTCCAGTCAAGTATCTGCCACCAGTGCCAGCCCTCAAGCCCTGATGACTGACACAGGCTGTACCCAAAAGACAGAGCCCACAACCACTGCAGCccataggaaaggaagaaagacccTGGGACTGAGGCCAGCGCCTGAGGAAAGAGACCCAGACCACACTGGAGGATCAGACTCTCTGGCCTTGGATCAGATACATCTGGGTGGCCCAGACCTACCTGCAGATGCTCGGACACCCTTGGAGGGAGATGCAGGCCCCTCCAAGCCTGCCACAGAGATCCCAGACACACCTAAGCCTTTCACAGCCGCCCAAGGTCCCCCAAAGCCTGACTCCAGCGGGGAGGAAGTAGCCGAGGGCATTTTGGCACCTGAGCAGGAAGCCTGTCATGATATCTGTGCACATGGGGGTGATGGAGCTGAGTCCAGCTCACCCCCAAAGGTGGCCCTGGGGGTTGAGCACCAGGGGCATGAGGCCCTAAAGCCAGTGGTTCATGGCCCAGGGGTGTGTCCTACTGCCAGCCTAGAGGTTGGCCAGTTGGGGCCCCCAAGCccagtggaggagggaagggccacTCTTGGGCACAGGCTTCCCATGGCTGTGGGCtcagaggctgggctgggctccTGCTCACAGTCTCCTTCAAGAGCTGTGCCCAGGCTGGGAGGGCACTGTGCCAAAGATCCTGCCCCAACATCTCCACTGCCCTTGAGGCAGCCAAAGCCTGTGCTGGGCCCGGGCAAGGGAGAGCGGGCTCAGGCAGCACTTGGAGTCCTTGGCCCCTCCCCACTGCAGCCTCCAGAAAGCCCCATAGGGGGCCTGCCCAGTGCACCCCAAGACAGGATCCAGGGCCCTGAGCCCCCCGCTCCTGGTATCCTCATGGAGGCAGTCCCAACCCCCCTGGcatcccctgccccctgcccttgCCGGGGCCCCCGGGAAGACTTGGTGGAGGGCGCGGAGCCCCTGGGTTCTCCGAGCCACCCACCACCTCGGCCAAGAGCCCAGCGGGCGGTGGCCGCCTCCTCAGGGATCACAAACCCCCCTGGGGCTGGGCAGGtcagcctcccaccccaccccaccctcctcagCCCCAAGGCAGCCCCCAAGAGGGGTACCCATGCCAAAGACCCGGCCTCGAGGCTCTCGCCCCCTCGCCAAGTGCCTCCTGGCTCTGGGCCCCGGAGCCCAGCCGGCCCTCGAGGGCTCCCAGCCACCGAGCAGCAGGATGACGGTGACAGTTTGGAGGAAG ACTCACCCCGCGCTCTGGGCTCTGGCCAGCACTCGGACAGCCACGGGGAGTCGTCAGCTGAGCTGGAGGAGCAGGACCTCCCAGGACCACAGACTGCACAGTGCCCAGCCCAG GCACCAGCCGGCAGCGGGAGCGAGGAGACGGTTGCCAAAGCCAAGCAGAGTCGCAGTGAGAAGAAGGCCCGAAAG GCGATGTCCAAGCTGGGCTTACGACAGATCCAGGGGGTCACCAGGATCACCATCCAGAAGTCCAAGAACATCCTCTTTGTCATTGCCAAGCCCGATGTCTTTAAGAGCCCAGCCTCAGACACCTACGTGGTCTTCGGCGAGGCCAAG ATCGAGGACCTGTCGCAGCAGGTGCACAGAGCTGCGGCTGAGAAGTTCAAAGTGCCCTCGGAGCCCTCCGCCCTGGTGCCCGAGTCAGCACCTGGGCCGAGGGTGAGACCCGAgtgcgaggaggaggaggaggaggaagacgagGAGGAG GTGGATGAGGCAGGACTGGAGCTGCGGGACATTGAGCTGGTGATGGCGCAGGCCAACGTGTCAAGGGCCAAGGCTGTGCGGGCCCTGAGGGACAACCAGAGTGACATCGTCAACGCCATCATG GAGCTGACAATGTAG